The nucleotide window TTCCGTCACGAACCACTCCGGGTGGTCGGCGTACAGGTCCGCGCCGGACTCCACGTAGAAGGGCGCGAGCCACAGCCCCGGGCGATACCCCGCGGTCGCGATGTCGTCCGCGACGGCGCTCATGTCCTCGAACCCGTCAGCGATCGACCGCCAGTCGCCGAACGCCTCCATGTACCCGTCGTCGATCTGGACGACGTCGACCGGAATCTCCCACTCGCGGAGCTCCGCGAGGTTCTCCCGCACGTCCGCCTCGGTGACGTCGGTGAAGTAGTGGTACCACGAACACCACCCGGTCGGCGCGGTCTCGGGCACCCGGGCGTCCATCCGCTCGCCGACGCGGTCGGCCAACGCGGCCACCCCCGCCCGGAGGTCGCGGTCGGCGTCGACCCACAGGGCCGGTAGCTCCAGTCGCTCCCCGGGCGTCAGGCGCGCCCCCTCCAGCGGGCACACCGCGCGGAGCGCCGCGACCCCGTCGGCGTCGTCGTCGACCTCGAACCGCGTGCAGTAGCGGTCGTGTTCGAGGAACCCGACCGTCAGGCTCCGGTCCCCCTCGACGAGTCCGGTCAGGTAGCTGCTCACCCGGTCGTCGGTCGACGCCGCGAGGTCGTTCATCATCGGGGCGTTGTCCGGGTCCTCGGCGGGGAACCGCTCCCCGACCGGGAGCGTCCCGGTCGACGACCACGACTGATAGCCGTGCCGGTAGATCCGCGCGTCAGCGCCGAAGGCGGTCTCGAACGCGAGCGTCACGTCGCCCGCCCGGACCGGCTCGTCGCCCGCGTTCTCGACGGTCGGGGTCACGGTCACGCCGCCCCCCTCGGTCGACAGCGACACCTCCGCGATCCGCACTCCGGCGTCGTTTCGATCTGTCGCCGTCGCGCGGACCGTCCCGGCGAGCACGTCGCCGGCGTCGTCCGCGACCGTGATCCCGTGCCCGTCGGGGTCGTACGCGACCGCGGTGGCACCCGCCCTGCGTTCGTTCATACCACTCCCTCTTGTCGATCCCACAAATACCCTGTCACGCGGCGGGACCGCAAGACGGCGGCCGGCGGTCGCCACCATCCGAACCATTAGGTGGCGCGGTCGTGAGTGTGAGCCATGCGTCTCGGAGTCTGCTACTTTCCCGAACACTGGCCGGACGAGGAGTGGGAGCGCGACGTCGCCGCGATGGCCGACGCCGGTCTCGAATACGTGCGCATGGCGGAGTTCTCGTGGGGGGTCCTCGAACCGGAGCGCGGCGAGTTCGACTTCGAGTGGCTCGACGAGGCGGTCGAACTCGTCGGCGAGTACGGCATGCAGGCGGTGTTGTGTACGCCGACGGCGACGCCGCCGAAGTGGCTGGTCGACGAGCGGCCGTCGATCCGGCAGGAGGACCCGGACGGCACCGTCCGGGAACACGGCAGCCGCCGGCACTACTGTTTCAACTCCGACGCCTACCGCGAGGAGACGGAGCGGATCGTCGAGCGGATCACCGAGCGGTACGCCGACTCGCCGCACGTCGCCGGCTGGCAGACGGACAACGAGTTCGGCTGTCACCGCACGGTCCGCTGTTACTGCGACGACTGCGCCGAGGCCTTCCGGTCGTGGCTGGCGGACCGGTACGGCGACGTCGACGGCCTCAACGAGGCGTGGGGGAACGCGTTCTGGAGCCAGCAGTACGGCTCCTTCGAGGAGGTCGACCCGCCCGGCCCGACCCCCGCGGAGCATCACCCCTCGCGGCTGTTGGCGTACGCGCGCTTCGCCAGCGACTCCGTCGTCGAGTACAACCGCCTCCACGCGGACCTGATACGCGAGGCGGACGCCGACTGGTTCGTCACCCACAACTTCATGGGGCGGTTCCCGACGCTGAACGCCTACGACGTGAGCGCCGACCTCGACCGCGTCGCGTGGGACTCGTACCCCACGGGGTTCGTTCAGGACCGCTTCGACGGGGAGGCGTCGCCGGACCAGCTTCGCGCCGGGGACCCGGATCAGGTCGGGATGGACCACGACCTCTACCGGAGCGCGCTCGACCGCCCGTTCTGGGTGATGGAACAGCAGCCCGGCGACGTCAACTGGCCGCCGCACTGCCCGCAGCCCGGCGAGGGCGCGATGCGGCTGTGGGCCCACCACGCCGCCGCCCACGGGGCCGACGCCGTCCTCTACTTCCGGTGGCGGCGCTGCCTCGAAGGCCAAGAGCAGTACCACGCCGGACTCCGGAAGGCGGACGGCTCGCCCGACCGCGGGTACGAGGACGCCCAGCGCGCGGCCGCGGAGTTCGCGGCGCTCGGCGGCGCGGGCCACGTCGACGCCCCGGTGGCGGTCGTGTTCGACTACGACTCGCTGTGGGCGCTCGACGCCCAGCCGCACGCCCCCGACTTCGACTACTGGGCGCTACAGGAGGCGTTCTACGGTGCCGTCCGTCGCCGCGGCGTTCAGGTGGACGTGGTCCCGCCGAGCGCCGACCTCTCCGGGTACGCGGCCGTCGTCGCGCCCGCGCTCCACCTCGTCACCGACGGGACCGCCGACCGCCTGACCGACTACGTCGACGGCGGCGGACAGCTCCTCTTGGGCCCGCGAACCGGCGTGAAGGACGCGGAGAACAAGCTCCGACCGGCGGCCCAACCCGGCCCGCTGGCCGACCTCGTCGGCGCGACCGTCGACCAGCACGAATCGCTCCCGCGACGCCTCGACACGGCCGTCCGCCCCGTCGACGGCTCCGCCGCGGACGCCGCCGACGGCGAGACCCCCGCCTTCCCGTTCCGGACTTGGGCCGAGTGGCTCGCCCCCGACGCCGCCGAACCCCGGTACGCGTACGACGTGGACGGCCCGGGCGACGGCCGACCGGCGGTCGTCGCCAACGAGGTCGGCGACGGCGCGGTCACCTACTGCGGAGTGTGGCCCGAGTCGGACCTCGCGGACGCGCTCGCGTCGGACCTGCTCGCGCGCGCCGGCGTCCGGCGCGCCGACCCGCTCCCGGACGGCGTCCGCGTCGGACACCGCGACGGCCGCACGTGGGTGACAAACTTCACGAGCGACCGGGTCCGGCTCCCCGACCTCGACCCGAACGCGCTCGCGGTCGACGACGCGGACCGAGACGCCGTGGAGGCGGAGTCGGGCGGCTCCGGAGACGGAGCGGTCGCGGACGGCGTCGTCGTCGGCCCGTACGGCGTCGCCGTCGTCGAGGGCGACCGCGTCGACGGGTTGCGGGCGACTCGGTCGTAGGCTGAAAAGCCCCGGCAAAAACACGGACAACTGCGTCCGGCGAAAGCGCCGACAGCTGCGCTAGCCGACAGCTGCGCCCGCTGACAGCTGCGCCCGCCGGCTACTCCGAGCGCTCTCGCGCCCGATAGTCGGGCAGGACGTCGTCTTGCATCACCGCGCCGCGGCCGCCGTCGACGAGCAGCGCCGCCCCCGTGACGAAGGCCGCGTCCTCGCTCGCGAGGAAAGAGACGGCTCCGGCGACGTCGGCCGGCGTGCCGATCCGCCCGGTCGGGTGGATCGACTCGACCTCCTCGAGTCGTCCCTCGGGAAGCTCCTCGCGGGTCCGCTCGACCTCGACCCAGCCGGGGACGACCGTGTTCACCCGGACGCGGGGACCGAAGTCCACCGCGAGCGACCGCGTCATGCCGTTGATCCCCGCCTTCACCGCGTTGTACGGGAAGTGCGCGGGCATCGTCGCGTACGCGTGGTTCGACGAGACGTTCACGATCGCCCCGCGGTCCATGTGTTCCAGGGCGGCCCGCGCGGCGAGCCAGTACGCCCTGAAGTCGGTCTCAACGACGAACTCCCAGTCGTCGAGCGTCGCCTCGTCCGCGGTCGTCTCCGTCTGGACGCCGGCGTTGTTCACCAGCACGTCGACCGACCCGTAGCGCTCGGCGGCCGCCTCCGCCAGCGCGGCCACGTCGTCGGGGTCGCGCATGTCCGCGCGGACGAACGTCGCCTCGCCGGTCGCCCGGTCGTCGTCCGCGTCCTCGCTCCGCTCCGAGATCCGCTCGGCGACGGCCTCGCCGGCCGCCTCCGAGCGGCCGCTGACCACGACGTTGGCCCCCTCGGCGGCGAGCCGCTCCGCGACGCCGGCACCGATCCCGCGGGTCGACCCCGTGACGATCGCGGTCTGCCCGGCGAACCGCCCGGGGGCCGCGTGTTCGGTCGGCGACTCGTGTCGGCGGGTCATCGACCCGCCCCGCGCCGGCGGACCATCGACTTGCGCCCGCGTCGCGTTCGCGTCGCCATCCGGATCACCACTCCGCGACGGAGCCGTCGTCGTGCCGCCAGACGGGGTTGTGCCAGTCGACGTTGCCGCGCTGCTCCCGGACGTACTCCTCGTCGATGTCGATCCCCAGTCCGTCGCCGTCTGGGATGTCGACGAAGCCGTCGCGGTACTCGAACACCGACGGGTCGGCGAGGTAGTCCAACACGTCGCTCGTCTCGTTGTAGTGGATGTCGAGCGACTGCTCCTGGATGAGCGCGTTCGGCGTACAGGCGTCGACCTGAATACAGGACGCGAGTGCGATCGGCCCCAGCGGGCAGTGCGGCGCGACCGACACGTCGTACGCCTCGGCCATCGACGCGATCTTCTTCAGCTCGGTGATCCCGCCCGCGTGCGAGACGTCCGGCTGGATCAGGTCGACGGCGTCGTCCTCGAACACCTCCTTGAAATCCCACCGGGAATACATCCGCTCGCCGGTCGCGATCGGGATCGTCGTCGACTCCCGGATCCCCGACAGCGAGTCGTTGTGTTCCGGCAACACCGGCTCCTCGATGAACATCGGGTCGTACGGCTCCAGCGCCGCCGCCAGCCGCCGCACCATCGGCTTCGACACGCGCCCGTGGAAGTCGACCCCGATGTCGACCTCGTCGCCGACCGCCTCCCGAACCGCGGCGATCCGGTCGGCCGCGTCGGCCACGGCGGCCGGGTTGTCGATCGAGCGCATCTCCGCCGTCGCGTTCATCTTCAGCGCCGTGAAACCTGCGTCGACCTTCTCGCGGGCGGCCTCGCCCACGTCCGCCGGTCGGTCGCCGCCGATCCACTGGTACACGCGGATCCGGTTGCGCGCGCGGCCGCCGAGCAGCTCGTGGACGGGCGCGCCGAACTGCTTGCCCTTGATGTCCCACAGCGCCTGATCGATGCCGGCGATCGCGCTCATCAGCACCGGCCCGCCGCGGTAGAACCCGCCGCGGTACATCGACTGCCAGTGGTCTTCGATCCGCGTCGGGTCCTCGCCGAGCAGGTAGCTGTCGAGCAGCTCCTCGACGGCCGCGAGGACCGTGTGCGACCGGCCCTCCACGATCGGCTCCCCCCAGCCGACGGTGCCGTCGCTCGTCGTCAGCTTCAAGAACAGCCAGCGGGGCGGTACCTCGAACAGCTCGTAGTCGGTGATGTACATCCTGTTAGTTCTCCGTGGCTCCGACGACGGCGCTGTCGACGGAGTCTGTTTTGGTTTTCAGCGCGTCGCCCGTCTCGACGTCGAACAGGTACACCGCCGTCTCGTCGAAGTCGAACGCGACGCGCGATCCCTCCGCCGGTCGGACCGTCGGATCGACGCGAGCGGTGAGCTCGTGGCCGTCTATCTCCATGTAGAGGAAGTTCTCGTTCCCCATCGGCTCGACGACCGTCACGTCGGCCGCGCTCCGGCCCGACTCGACGACCTCGATGTCCTCGGGCCGGACGCCGACGCTGACGCGGTCGCGCCCGGCGACCGGCTCGGGATCGTCGAGCTCGTACGCGAACTCGCCGGGACCCGAGAGAGTGTCCCCCTCGACGTCGGCCGTGAGCAGGTTGATGCTCGGCGACCCGATGAAGTCCGCGACGAACCGGTTCACCGGCGACCGGTACACCTCCTCCGGGGACCCGACCTGCTGGAGCACGCCGCCGTTCATCACGGCGATCCGGTCGCCCATCGCCATCGCCTCCGTCTGGTCGTGGGTGACGTACACCGTCGTCACGTCGAGGTCGGCCTGTAGCTCCTGTAGCTCGGTCCGCATCTCCGACCGGAGCTTCGCGTCGAGGTTGCTGAGCGGCTCGTCCATCAGGAACACGGACGGCTCCCGCACGATCGCCCGCCCGAGCGCCACGCGCTGCTGTTGGCCGCCGGAGAGCGCCTTCGGCTTCTCGTCGAGCAGTTCGCTTATTCCGAGCATCTCGGCGACGCCCTCGACTTTCCGTTCGATCTCGTCGCCGGACAGCTTCGTCGAGAGCTTCAGCCCGAAGCCGATGTTGCCCCGGACGGTCATGTGCGGGTACAGCGCGTAGTTCTGGAACACCATCGCCACGTCGCGCTCGCTGGCGCGACGGTCCGTGACGTCCTCGTCGCCGAACCGTATCGATCCGTCCGTCACGTCCTCTAACCCGGCGAGACAGCGGAGCGTCGTCGACTTTCCACAGCCGGACGGTCCCACCAGCACGAGGAACTCGCCGTGGTCGATGTCGACGGAGAGGCCCTCGACGGCGACCACGTTCTCGGTTCCGGAGTCGTACACCTTGTCCAGTTCAGTGATGTTGATTCCTGACATTGGTTACTCTTTGAGCGACCCCGCGAGGATGCCGCTGACGAACTGTTTCTGTAGCACTAAGAACAACACGACCATCGGCACGATGGCGAGCGTCGCCGCCACCATGATCTGGTCGTAGTAGATCCGCTGGAACCCGGTCAGCTGCGCCAGTCCGATGGGGATCGTGTACATGTCCGCCGACTCTAAGATCACGAGCGGGTACAGGAACAGGTCCCACTGGAACAGGAACAGGATGATCGCCAGCGCGGCCAGCGACGACCGCATGGTCGGTAAGGCGATCCGGTAGAAGATCTGGAACTCGGTCGCCCCGTCCATCCGAGCGGACTCCAGTAACGCGTCCGGGATCGACTTCATGTTCTGCCGCATGAGGAAGATCCCGATGGGGTTCGCCGCCCACGGGAGGATGATCGCCCGGAACGTGTTCGTCCACTCCAGTTGCGCCATCAGCAGGAACAGCGGGATGACGAGCAGCTGGATCGGCAACACGAGCGTCGCCAAGATCGCGTAGAAGATCGGCTCCTTGTACTTGAACTCGTACTTGGCGAACGCGAAGCCGGCCATCGAACACAACACCAGCGACAGCAGCGTGTAGACGACGGCGATGAAGACGCTGTTCCGGATCGTCCGAAGGAAGTCGAGCCGCTCCTGTAGCGCCGCGAAGTTGTCGAGGAACGCGGTCCCGGGTATCAGCCGCGGCGGGAACTGGAGGAACTGCTCCTGCGGGAGCGTCGACGCCACCAGCATCCAGTACAGCGGCACCATCATCACCACGACCATCGTGATGACGAACGCGTACGTGAGGAACCGCCAGACTGCGTCCTTGCGTCGTTGCTCGCGCATCAGTCCTCACCCCCGAGCTTGATCTGGAGGATCGAGAAGACGCTGACGACCGCCACGAAGACGACCGTGAGCGCGCTCGCGTAGCCGAGGTTGAAGTTGACGAACGCCTGCCGGTAGATGTACTGGACGATGGTTATCGTCGAGTTCGTCGGGCCGCCGCCGGTGATGACGTACGGCTCGGCGAACAGCTTGAACGTCCCGATCGTCGACAGCACGACCACGAACAGCAACACCGGCTTGAGCTGCGGGAGCGTGACGTACCGGAACTTCTCCCACCGGTTCGCGCCGTCGATCTCGGCCGCCTCGTACAGCTGCTGTGGAATCGTCTGGAGTCCGGCGAGGAGGATGATCATGTTGTACCCCGTCCACCGCCACGTCACCGCGGCGATGATCGTGTTCCGGGCCCAGAACTCGCTCGTCAGCCACGGTACCGGGCCGAGTCCGACGCCGGAGAGGACGTAGTTGAGGAACCCCAACTGCTCGTTGAAAAGCAGGAGGAACACCGTCGAGTACGCCACGAGGTTCGCCGAGACCGGCAGCGCGATCGCGGTGCGGAACACCCCTTTGAACCGCATGAACGACGCGTTCAGCGCGAGCGCGAGCGCGAGCGCCAGTCCGATCATCAGCGGGACCTGTATCGCGAGGATGTACGAGGTGTTGAACATCGACTGCCAGAACAGGTCGTTGCCCAGCAGTCGGACGTAGTTCCCGGCCCCGACGAAGCTCAGCTGCGCGATCTGCGGGATCTCGACGTACACCGGACCGAGGTCGATCCAGAACAGCGAGCCCTCGCCGACGCTCTGGTACTCGAAGAAGGACAGGTACAGCGTGTACGCCACCGGGAAGGCCAAAAACAGGCCGAACAGCACGAAGAATGGCGCGATGAACAGGTACGCGACCCGCGGCAGCGTCGGAACCGCCGCCGTCAGGTCCTGTCTGGCGAACCGCACTCGGTCCCATCCCGGCCGCGCCGCCCGCCTGATCTGTCTCGTGGTGCGTCGTACCCTCGTCCGGGCGCGGCGGCGATACGTCTCTCCGACGCGCTCGTCCGTCTCGTCAGAAGTGGCCATTCGATCGGTCCCTCCGGATTACGCGAGGTCCCGATCGGTGTTCTCGGCGACGGTCTCGGCGGCCGCCTGAACGGCCTCCTCCGGCGACTGCTCGCCGTTGATCATCCGCTGAAGCTCGGTCTCGATGGCCTGTGAGACCTCCGGCGTGTCCGCGGTGAACCGGTATCCCGGCGAGTCCTGTGCGACCTCGGCGAAGAGCGCTCTCGCGGGCTGCCCGTCGTAGAAGTCGAGCTCCTCGTCGAACACCGGGTCGTCGTAGACGGTCTCCAGCGCCGGGAAGAGCCCGTACTCGTCGTACATCGCCAGCTGCATCTCCTCGGTCGCCAGCGAGTACTCCATGTAGTCCCACCCGCGCGCCTGCGCCTCGTCGGACACCTGATCGGCGATCATGAGGTTGGAGCCGCCCCAGTTCGACGCCCGCGGGCCGCCCGACTCCAGCGCGGGGATCTTGAAGACGCCCCAGTCGCCCGCGGTGTCGGGGAGTTCGGCGCGCAGCGTCCCCTCCATCCACGCCGCCGAGGGGAGCGACGCGATGGTCGCGTCGCCGTAGGCGCTGAACCAGGCGGACGTCCACCCCTCGATGTTGGCCGCGATGTCGGCGTCGTATATCTCCTTGATGTTGCGGGCCACGCGGAGCGACTTCTCGTTGTGGATGTTCACCTCGCCGCTCTCGAGGAACGGCTCGCCGGACAGCTGGCGGAACTGGTACCGCCAGACGCCGGAGAGGTCTCCCTCGGGGAGGTTGAGCATGTACTGGTCGTCCGGGAGCTTCTGCCCCTCCTCGATGAAGTCCTCCCACGTCTCGATGTTGTCCGGGTCGATGTCGTGTTCGTCGTACACCGACCGCCGGTAGTAGACGGCCGTCGGCCCGGTGTCCCACGGGAGCGCGTAGATGTCGCCGTCGACGGTGAGCGCCTCCCACTTCCCGGAGACGAAGTCCTCCTTGACTCCGGACTCTTCGATCTCGTCGGTGAGCGGCGCGATGGAGCCCGTGTCGATGAACGAGGGGCCGTCGACGGACTCCAGCATGGCGACCGCCGGCGCGCCGGAGCCGGAGAGGAGGTTCGTCTGGAGCCGGTCTTTCATCGCCGACCGGCCGAACTCCTCGACCGCGATCGTCGCGTCGTTCTCGGACTCGTACTCGTCGGCGGTGATCGTCAGCGCCCGCGCGGCGACGTCCCATCCCCACACGTCGATCTCGGACGCCATGTTGTTGCCGCCGTCGCTCCCGTCACCGCCGTCGTCGCCGTCCATCCCGTCGTCGCCGTCGCCGCCGTCGCCGCCGTCGCCCCCGTCGGTCCCGTCCCCGGGATCGCCGGTTCCGGCACACCCTGCGAGCCCCGCGAGCCCCGCGATTCCCGCGCCTTTGATCAGCCGGCGTCGCCCGTATCGTGCGTAGTCTGGTTTGTTAGTCATGATCGTCCCTGACTATCGGTCTCTTTCATCACAAATATATAAAACTACCGTGCGTGAGTGCTAAAATCGTCTCAGAACCACGATTTGAACGTTTCCTTGGGGTGAACAGATTTCTATTATATACTCTTTTGACCTGTCCAACCCGATTTGGTACAAATTCCACTTTGAAAGTATTTCATTTATAATATATTTATTCGGTTTTATGCACCGTGTCACGCTGTCGTTCTCTCATACTAAACAAATGTTATACGGCTGTCGGTCATACCGCTCTACGAAACGATGGGGGACACGGACACCGTCGCCGTTCAGGCGACCGCGACGTCTTTCCGGATCGTCGAAGAGCTGTACGACCGCGACGGCGGCGGCGTCACCGAACTAGCGGACGCGCTCGACGTCTCGAAAAGCGCGGTACACAACCACCTCTCGACGCTCTGTGACCTCGGATACGTGAAAAACGTCGGGGGAACCTACGAACTCACCCACCAGTTCCTCCGGATCGGGTTCGGAACGAGAGAACGGAACCCGGTCTACCACGCCGCGCGGAGCGAGATTCGCATGCTCGCGCGGAACACCGGTGCCGTCGCGAACCTCGTGGTGCCCGAAGACGCCGAGGCCGTCTACCTCCACCGGATCGGTACCCGAGACCACCCTGTCGCGGTGGGCGACGGCGTCCGCCTCCACGCCGCCGCCGCCGGCAAGGCGATCCTGGCGTCCCGGTCGCGGGAGCGGGTCGACGAGTACGTCTCCCGCCATGGTCTCGACCGGGAGACTGACCGGACCGTGACGGACCCGGCGACGCTCCGCTCCGAACTCCGGTCGATCAGGGACAGAAACATCGCCTTCGACCGCGGCGAGTTGGACGAGAACTGGCAGTGCGTCGCCTCCCCGATCGTCGTCGACGGCGACCCTGTGGGCGCGGTCAGCGTCTCCGGTCCGTCCGACGAGATGCAGGGGAAGCGGTTAGAAGAGGACACGGCCGGACTCGTCTCCAGCGCCGCGAAGACGATCGAACTCGAACTGCTGTAACGCGTCGCGCTCTCCGACTCGGTCCGATTTAAGACCCCTCGGGGGGAGATACCACCATGCGAACTGACCGATTCGACCGGATCACGGACGGCGGCGTGATCGCGATCCTCCGCGGCGTAGCGCGCGACGACGCGGTGGCGGTCGCGGATGCCGTCGTCGACGCCGGTGTGACGGCCCTAGAGGTAACCGCGGACACGCCGAACGCGACCTCGTCAATCGAGGCGATATCCGACCGCGTCGACGACGCGCTGGTCGGCGCTGGAACCGTCCTCGACCCGGAGACGGCGCGAGCGGCACAGCTCGCGGGCGCGGAGTTCCTCGTGACGCCGACGGTGAACGCGGACGTCATCGAGGCGGCGAACCGCTACGGAACGCCGGTCGTGGTCGGCGCGTACACCCCGACCGAGGCGCTCGAAGCCTATCAGGCCGGTGCCGACGCGGTGAAGGTGTTCCCCGCGAAGACCGGCGGTCCCGACCACGTCGGGGCGATCGGCGGCCCGCTCCCCCAGATCCCGCTCGTCCCGACAGGCGGCGTCGGCGCGGAGAACGCCGGGGAGTACGTCCGGGCGGGCGCGGTCGCGGTCGGCGTCGGGAGTTCGATCGTCGACAGCGAGGCGATCGCCGACGGCGCGTTCGACGTGATCGAGTCGAACGCGCGGGCGGTTGTTGAGGCCGTCTCGGCGGCTCGGGAGTGACTCTCGTCGGTGTCGGCGAACGCGCGGTACAGACCGACTCCGCACAGACCCTCTGTCGACCGTGTTCTCACGGGTCGCGACGTTGTCCGGCCGTCCTCGATTCGTCCGATAGCGGCCATCTCGGGCGGCGTTGACCGTTCTGATCTCGGTTTTCCGCTCTGCGTATCGGCGACCTGAAACCGCTCTCCTCAGACCGGACTCAGCGCCATGGAGGAGCGGTCTTGGTCGCGCTGAAGCAATTGTTTGGCCTGGGCTTTCTCGCTGGTGTGCATCCGCTTTGGCACGACGTACGTGACGCCCCGGTCGGCTATCGCTTCGAGAATATGCTGGCTGTCGAACTCCCGGTCCATGAACACGCGGTCAACGTCGACGAGTTCTATTGCCGAGTCGAGGAGGTCCTCGACAATCTCTGAGCGAGTGTCACCCTTCCGGATGGGACGTGCGTCGAGAACCAGTGGTACGGAATCACCGACGAGGTGGACCGTATCCGGTGACGGGGTGCTACGGCCAGAGCCCACGCGTCTGGTGAGCTTCGGCAACTCGGGAGAGTGCAACGATGTACGCCGCGTCACGCCACGTCACGTCTCGGGCGTCGAACTCCTCGCGGACATCCTGCCACGCGGCCAGCATCTCCGTTTCGAGTTCGTCGTTGACACGCTCTAGCGACCACGACCGCCGATTGATGTCTTGGAGCCACTCGAAGTAGCTCACCGTCACACCGCCAGCGTTCGCCAAAATGTCCGGGATCACCGGAACATCTCGCTCAGCAAATATCTCGCTTGCTGTAGTCGTCGTCGGCCCGTTTGCCCCTTCAACAATCATCTCCGCTGCAATATCGTCGGCGTTGTCCGCCGTCAGGACATTCCCGATCGCAGCCGGAATGAGTACGTCAACATCGAGTTTCAGTAGTTCCTCGTTCGTAACGGCCTCTGGAGCGTCCTGATGGGTGACTGCCTCCGGTTCCTCGTCGTGAGACGGGATCGCGTGCGTGTCGAGTCCCTCCGGATCGTAGATCCCGCCGTTGACATCGCTGACAGCGACAACTGTCGCACCCCAGTCGTCGAGCAGGCGCGCCGCGTTCGCGGCGACACTACCGTACCCCTGTACGGCAACCGTAGTCTCCTCGGCATCTCGGTCGTAGTACTCGATAGCTTCACGGGCGACGATCGCGACGCTTCGACCGGGTGCTTCCTCTCGACCTTCGCTCCCACCGACGATCGGCGGCTT belongs to Halorubrum sp. DM2 and includes:
- a CDS encoding ABC transporter ATP-binding protein, giving the protein MSGINITELDKVYDSGTENVVAVEGLSVDIDHGEFLVLVGPSGCGKSTTLRCLAGLEDVTDGSIRFGDEDVTDRRASERDVAMVFQNYALYPHMTVRGNIGFGLKLSTKLSGDEIERKVEGVAEMLGISELLDEKPKALSGGQQQRVALGRAIVREPSVFLMDEPLSNLDAKLRSEMRTELQELQADLDVTTVYVTHDQTEAMAMGDRIAVMNGGVLQQVGSPEEVYRSPVNRFVADFIGSPSINLLTADVEGDTLSGPGEFAYELDDPEPVAGRDRVSVGVRPEDIEVVESGRSAADVTVVEPMGNENFLYMEIDGHELTARVDPTVRPAEGSRVAFDFDETAVYLFDVETGDALKTKTDSVDSAVVGATEN
- a CDS encoding carbohydrate ABC transporter permease, with the protein product MREQRRKDAVWRFLTYAFVITMVVVMMVPLYWMLVASTLPQEQFLQFPPRLIPGTAFLDNFAALQERLDFLRTIRNSVFIAVVYTLLSLVLCSMAGFAFAKYEFKYKEPIFYAILATLVLPIQLLVIPLFLLMAQLEWTNTFRAIILPWAANPIGIFLMRQNMKSIPDALLESARMDGATEFQIFYRIALPTMRSSLAALAIILFLFQWDLFLYPLVILESADMYTIPIGLAQLTGFQRIYYDQIMVAATLAIVPMVVLFLVLQKQFVSGILAGSLKE
- a CDS encoding SDR family oxidoreductase, whose amino-acid sequence is MTRRHESPTEHAAPGRFAGQTAIVTGSTRGIGAGVAERLAAEGANVVVSGRSEAAGEAVAERISERSEDADDDRATGEATFVRADMRDPDDVAALAEAAAERYGSVDVLVNNAGVQTETTADEATLDDWEFVVETDFRAYWLAARAALEHMDRGAIVNVSSNHAYATMPAHFPYNAVKAGINGMTRSLAVDFGPRVRVNTVVPGWVEVERTREELPEGRLEEVESIHPTGRIGTPADVAGAVSFLASEDAAFVTGAALLVDGGRGAVMQDDVLPDYRARERSE
- a CDS encoding sugar ABC transporter permease codes for the protein MATSDETDERVGETYRRRARTRVRRTTRQIRRAARPGWDRVRFARQDLTAAVPTLPRVAYLFIAPFFVLFGLFLAFPVAYTLYLSFFEYQSVGEGSLFWIDLGPVYVEIPQIAQLSFVGAGNYVRLLGNDLFWQSMFNTSYILAIQVPLMIGLALALALALNASFMRFKGVFRTAIALPVSANLVAYSTVFLLLFNEQLGFLNYVLSGVGLGPVPWLTSEFWARNTIIAAVTWRWTGYNMIILLAGLQTIPQQLYEAAEIDGANRWEKFRYVTLPQLKPVLLFVVVLSTIGTFKLFAEPYVITGGGPTNSTITIVQYIYRQAFVNFNLGYASALTVVFVAVVSVFSILQIKLGGED
- the bga gene encoding beta-galactosidase Bga, which gives rise to MRLGVCYFPEHWPDEEWERDVAAMADAGLEYVRMAEFSWGVLEPERGEFDFEWLDEAVELVGEYGMQAVLCTPTATPPKWLVDERPSIRQEDPDGTVREHGSRRHYCFNSDAYREETERIVERITERYADSPHVAGWQTDNEFGCHRTVRCYCDDCAEAFRSWLADRYGDVDGLNEAWGNAFWSQQYGSFEEVDPPGPTPAEHHPSRLLAYARFASDSVVEYNRLHADLIREADADWFVTHNFMGRFPTLNAYDVSADLDRVAWDSYPTGFVQDRFDGEASPDQLRAGDPDQVGMDHDLYRSALDRPFWVMEQQPGDVNWPPHCPQPGEGAMRLWAHHAAAHGADAVLYFRWRRCLEGQEQYHAGLRKADGSPDRGYEDAQRAAAEFAALGGAGHVDAPVAVVFDYDSLWALDAQPHAPDFDYWALQEAFYGAVRRRGVQVDVVPPSADLSGYAAVVAPALHLVTDGTADRLTDYVDGGGQLLLGPRTGVKDAENKLRPAAQPGPLADLVGATVDQHESLPRRLDTAVRPVDGSAADAADGETPAFPFRTWAEWLAPDAAEPRYAYDVDGPGDGRPAVVANEVGDGAVTYCGVWPESDLADALASDLLARAGVRRADPLPDGVRVGHRDGRTWVTNFTSDRVRLPDLDPNALAVDDADRDAVEAESGGSGDGAVADGVVVGPYGVAVVEGDRVDGLRATRS
- the dgoD gene encoding galactonate dehydratase, producing MYITDYELFEVPPRWLFLKLTTSDGTVGWGEPIVEGRSHTVLAAVEELLDSYLLGEDPTRIEDHWQSMYRGGFYRGGPVLMSAIAGIDQALWDIKGKQFGAPVHELLGGRARNRIRVYQWIGGDRPADVGEAAREKVDAGFTALKMNATAEMRSIDNPAAVADAADRIAAVREAVGDEVDIGVDFHGRVSKPMVRRLAAALEPYDPMFIEEPVLPEHNDSLSGIRESTTIPIATGERMYSRWDFKEVFEDDAVDLIQPDVSHAGGITELKKIASMAEAYDVSVAPHCPLGPIALASCIQVDACTPNALIQEQSLDIHYNETSDVLDYLADPSVFEYRDGFVDIPDGDGLGIDIDEEYVREQRGNVDWHNPVWRHDDGSVAEW
- a CDS encoding extracellular solute-binding protein; translated protein: MTNKPDYARYGRRRLIKGAGIAGLAGLAGCAGTGDPGDGTDGGDGGDGGDGDDGMDGDDGGDGSDGGNNMASEIDVWGWDVAARALTITADEYESENDATIAVEEFGRSAMKDRLQTNLLSGSGAPAVAMLESVDGPSFIDTGSIAPLTDEIEESGVKEDFVSGKWEALTVDGDIYALPWDTGPTAVYYRRSVYDEHDIDPDNIETWEDFIEEGQKLPDDQYMLNLPEGDLSGVWRYQFRQLSGEPFLESGEVNIHNEKSLRVARNIKEIYDADIAANIEGWTSAWFSAYGDATIASLPSAAWMEGTLRAELPDTAGDWGVFKIPALESGGPRASNWGGSNLMIADQVSDEAQARGWDYMEYSLATEEMQLAMYDEYGLFPALETVYDDPVFDEELDFYDGQPARALFAEVAQDSPGYRFTADTPEVSQAIETELQRMINGEQSPEEAVQAAAETVAENTDRDLA